In Thauera sedimentorum, a single genomic region encodes these proteins:
- a CDS encoding TetR/AcrR family transcriptional regulator: protein MSAPANRHQPETRSRILDAAEVLFMEHGFEATSMRMITSQAGVNLAAVNYHFGSKDALIQEVFRRRLTELNRQRLAALDQIEAEAGGAPLKPSRIVEAFFGTSLALAADTEHGGHTFMRLLGRTYTEPSTFVRQFLAEEYAEVLERFLGALYRSLPDVPREEILWRFHFMMGAMSYAIAGTDALQLFAGKFDDADPARLMPRLMSFLLGGLRAPLPEYAALDKRHRGGREAA, encoded by the coding sequence ATGAGCGCACCGGCCAATCGCCATCAACCCGAAACCCGCAGCCGCATCCTCGATGCGGCCGAGGTGCTGTTCATGGAGCACGGCTTCGAAGCGACCTCGATGCGCATGATCACCAGCCAGGCGGGGGTGAACCTCGCTGCGGTGAACTACCACTTCGGCAGCAAGGACGCGCTGATCCAGGAAGTCTTCCGTCGTCGTCTTACCGAGCTCAACCGCCAGCGCCTGGCCGCTCTCGACCAAATCGAGGCCGAAGCCGGTGGCGCGCCGCTCAAGCCCAGCCGCATCGTCGAGGCCTTCTTCGGCACCTCGCTGGCGCTCGCGGCCGATACCGAGCACGGCGGTCACACTTTCATGCGCCTGCTCGGTCGAACCTATACCGAGCCCAGTACCTTCGTGCGCCAGTTCCTTGCCGAGGAGTACGCCGAGGTGCTGGAGCGCTTCCTCGGTGCGCTGTACCGCTCGCTGCCGGACGTGCCGCGCGAGGAGATCCTGTGGCGCTTCCATTTCATGATGGGGGCGATGTCCTACGCCATCGCCGGCACCGACGCGCTTCAACTGTTTGCCGGCAAGTTCGACGATGCCGACCCGGCTCGCCTGATGCCGCGGTTGATGTCCTTCCTGCTGGGTGGTCTGCGGGCGCCGCTGCCCGAATACGCAGCGCTGGACAAGCGCCACCGTGGCGGGCGCGAGGCCGCATGA
- a CDS encoding DUF1631 family protein, whose amino-acid sequence MRHAESSVTDRNSSLPPVDPPRFRSYAELLATCRERYVDRIGSLLETSVEQIDAALQARRRAAAELSESLSLLETQYQLRAMARGLRTKFRRSFEDSFRRRTEPAPAGDADADESCLLPAFGLSTPADIEVAPEVIELSAPLIEATSAELAELRPRVAWLTGHETLDDKHDPLGPVAICEAVLELCSELAGAAENRALIKQMLMDSVRTALAALFAETSAQLAASNVPPTAGRSPAPAGDLLTSGGDSMEATTEPAAPQQPSRPAPAHSGTALQQALAGSPPGAATLSLQGRDFPLTHGTDALENILRNLLTAGIGERLDDDERMIVDVVASLFDYLFDSASIPRPIKLLLARLQLPILRLALADHDFFADRQHPARRLLNLLALAGATWDGEITPDSALHREASRLIVDIERHSARDSGVFARARQTLETWLAEQERMADERAATLTDKLVQRERVQIATREAEAVVAPIRADSTLPESLRQFAGGTWVKVLTHAQQAGGSNGPAWREATAALQDLVWSVQPKYDTAERARLARLLKPLLETMRACMDRAGIDSETRDAFFTELVRLHAAAVKAGMSGAPARQVAYRGDAEPEPDPGGEFEVDMLGRGDWIELREQDGSVRRVRLTWISPARTLYLFANRQGQRAVALTREELARRFTTGEATAAGEDTLLGRIVDDALDRHGNES is encoded by the coding sequence ATGCGGCACGCGGAGTCATCAGTGACCGACCGGAATTCCTCCCTTCCGCCAGTAGACCCTCCTCGCTTCAGGTCGTACGCCGAGCTGCTCGCCACATGCCGTGAGCGCTATGTGGATCGCATCGGTTCGCTGCTGGAGACATCGGTGGAGCAGATCGACGCGGCGCTGCAGGCCCGCCGGCGTGCCGCTGCGGAGTTGAGCGAATCGCTCAGCCTGCTGGAGACCCAGTACCAGTTGCGCGCCATGGCGCGGGGACTGAGGACGAAGTTCCGCCGGAGCTTCGAGGACAGCTTCCGCCGCCGGACAGAGCCCGCACCGGCCGGGGATGCAGATGCCGACGAATCATGCCTGCTGCCCGCCTTCGGCCTGTCCACACCCGCGGACATCGAGGTCGCACCCGAGGTGATCGAGCTGTCCGCCCCGCTGATCGAGGCCACCTCGGCGGAACTGGCCGAACTCCGTCCGCGGGTTGCCTGGCTGACCGGGCACGAGACGCTGGACGACAAGCACGATCCCCTGGGGCCGGTCGCGATCTGCGAGGCCGTGCTGGAGCTGTGTTCCGAGCTTGCCGGTGCAGCCGAGAACCGGGCGCTGATCAAGCAAATGCTGATGGACTCGGTGCGGACGGCGCTCGCCGCCCTGTTTGCCGAAACCAGCGCACAGCTCGCAGCCAGCAACGTGCCGCCGACCGCCGGACGCAGCCCCGCCCCGGCCGGCGACCTGCTGACGAGCGGCGGCGACAGCATGGAGGCGACGACCGAGCCGGCAGCCCCCCAGCAACCCTCCCGGCCCGCCCCCGCTCACAGCGGCACGGCGCTGCAGCAGGCGCTGGCCGGGTCGCCCCCCGGCGCGGCGACCCTGAGCCTGCAAGGCCGCGACTTCCCGCTGACCCATGGCACCGACGCCCTCGAGAACATCCTGCGCAACCTGCTGACGGCGGGTATCGGCGAGCGCCTGGACGACGACGAAAGAATGATCGTCGACGTGGTCGCCTCCCTGTTCGACTACCTGTTCGACAGTGCGAGCATTCCCCGTCCGATCAAGCTGCTGCTGGCCCGGCTGCAGCTTCCCATCCTGCGCCTGGCACTTGCAGATCACGACTTCTTCGCCGATCGCCAGCACCCTGCGCGCCGGCTGCTCAACCTGCTCGCACTGGCGGGCGCCACGTGGGATGGCGAAATCACCCCCGACAGCGCCCTGCATCGTGAAGCGAGCCGCCTCATCGTAGACATCGAGCGCCACTCCGCGCGGGACTCGGGGGTGTTCGCCCGCGCCCGTCAGACGCTGGAGACCTGGCTGGCCGAACAGGAGCGCATGGCCGACGAACGCGCGGCGACCCTCACCGACAAGCTGGTCCAGCGAGAGCGCGTGCAGATCGCCACACGCGAGGCGGAAGCGGTCGTCGCCCCCATCCGTGCGGACTCGACCCTGCCCGAGTCGCTGCGCCAGTTCGCCGGCGGCACCTGGGTGAAGGTACTCACCCATGCCCAGCAGGCCGGCGGCAGCAACGGTCCGGCATGGCGTGAAGCCACCGCTGCGCTGCAGGATCTGGTGTGGAGCGTGCAACCCAAGTACGACACCGCCGAGCGCGCACGCCTGGCCCGCCTGCTCAAGCCGCTGCTCGAAACGATGCGTGCCTGCATGGACCGCGCCGGCATCGATTCCGAAACCCGCGACGCCTTCTTTACCGAACTGGTCAGGCTGCATGCCGCGGCCGTCAAGGCCGGCATGTCCGGCGCGCCGGCCCGCCAGGTGGCCTACCGCGGAGACGCCGAGCCCGAACCCGACCCCGGGGGCGAGTTCGAGGTCGACATGCTCGGGCGCGGCGACTGGATCGAACTGCGCGAACAGGACGGCAGCGTGCGGCGCGTGCGCCTGACCTGGATCAGCCCGGCGCGCACCCTCTACCTGTTCGCCAACCGCCAGGGCCAGCGCGCGGTCGCACTCACCCGCGAGGAACTGGCCCGGCGTTTCACCACCGGAGAGGCCACCGCCGCGGGCGAAGACACGCTGCTCGGGCGCATCGTCGACGATGCCCTGGACCGCCACGGGAACGAATCATGA
- a CDS encoding HDOD domain-containing protein: MNQTTRPPRNHEHTRGQIRRFILDAESLPSPKGAALRLIELARDPNASIDETVRVIQTDPALTGFVVRAANAARFGGIERTLDLKRAVVRVGMQMVRAHALAISMIRDNKKLGCKHFDYIRFWTESLYTAVLMDNLAKRYREFRPGEAFVLGLLAGVGRLAFATAAPDDYDVVLARATSRGVPLELLEQEAFGFDHHELSSVLLADWGVPTELADVVYWQCDPEGGGLLPDSRPYRLAGVLQLAAGLSAEAVAPPEEEGASGIVYLRAALLELDDEDIAELTADAMVELRDWLQMIGLPPLRKPGG; the protein is encoded by the coding sequence ATGAACCAGACCACCCGACCACCGCGCAACCACGAACACACGCGCGGCCAGATCCGCCGCTTCATCCTCGACGCCGAGTCGCTGCCCAGCCCCAAGGGTGCGGCTTTGCGCCTGATCGAGCTCGCGCGCGACCCCAACGCCAGCATCGACGAAACCGTGAGGGTCATCCAGACCGACCCGGCGCTCACCGGCTTCGTGGTGCGCGCCGCCAACGCCGCGCGCTTCGGCGGCATCGAGCGCACCCTGGACCTCAAGCGCGCGGTGGTACGCGTGGGCATGCAGATGGTGCGCGCCCATGCGCTGGCCATTTCGATGATCCGCGACAACAAGAAGCTCGGCTGCAAGCACTTCGACTACATCCGGTTCTGGACCGAATCGCTGTACACCGCGGTGCTGATGGACAACCTGGCCAAGCGTTACCGTGAGTTCCGCCCGGGCGAGGCCTTCGTACTCGGCCTGCTGGCCGGCGTCGGGCGGCTCGCCTTTGCCACCGCTGCGCCGGACGATTACGACGTGGTGCTGGCGCGCGCCACCTCGCGCGGCGTGCCGCTGGAGCTGCTGGAACAGGAAGCTTTCGGTTTCGACCACCACGAGCTGTCCTCCGTGCTGCTGGCCGACTGGGGCGTGCCGACCGAGCTGGCCGACGTGGTCTACTGGCAGTGCGACCCCGAAGGCGGCGGCCTGTTGCCCGACTCCCGCCCCTACCGCTTGGCCGGCGTGCTGCAACTGGCTGCGGGCCTCTCGGCCGAAGCGGTCGCACCGCCCGAGGAGGAAGGCGCCAGCGGCATCGTCTACCTGCGTGCCGCGCTGCTCGAACTGGACGACGAGGATATTGCCGAACTGACCGCCGATGCGATGGTGGAACTGCGCGACTGGCTGCAGATGATCGGCCTGCCGCCGCTGCGCAAGCCCGGCGGGTGA
- a CDS encoding ABCB family ABC transporter ATP-binding protein/permease, whose product MRRAASLPLPAAETADRRDWQTLKSLFPYLWAYKGRVLFALLCLVAAKGANVSVPIVFKHLIDTLGLTTEQAYVVVPAALLLAYGVLRFSSSLFTELREFVFVRVTQQAVRAISLQVFRHLHALSLRFHLERQTGGLTRDIERGTRSINSLISYTLYSILPTLVEIGLVIGILLVQYDSIFAIVTTVTLAAYITFTVKVTNWRNALRRRANELDSAANARAIDSLLNFETVKYFNNEGFEAARYDEQLQKWIHAQTVNQQSLSLLNLGQAVIIAVGVTAMMWQAAIRVADGSMTIGDIVLVNAFMLQLSIPLNFLGVMYRELRQALTDIERMFGLLHVNQEVADAPDARALLPGPAAVRFEAVRFAYDPKRAILHGVDFDVPAGATVAVVGHSGSGKSTLARLLYRFYDVQDGAIKVNGQDIRGLTQSSLRAAIGIVPQDTVLFNDTLFYNIQYGRPDAPREEVEAAADAAQLTDFIARLPDGFDTRVGERGLKLSGGEKQRVAIARALLKNPSILIFDEATSALDSKTEKAIQAQLERAAAGRTALVIAHRLSTVMNADEIIVLDQGQIVERGTHAALLARGEHYARMWALQQQEAEQGEG is encoded by the coding sequence ATGCGACGCGCCGCCTCCCTCCCCCTGCCCGCTGCCGAAACGGCCGACCGCCGCGACTGGCAGACCCTCAAGAGCCTCTTCCCCTACCTGTGGGCCTACAAGGGCCGGGTGCTGTTCGCCCTGCTCTGCCTGGTGGCCGCCAAGGGCGCCAACGTCTCGGTGCCCATCGTTTTCAAGCACCTAATCGACACCCTGGGGCTGACCACCGAGCAGGCCTACGTGGTGGTGCCTGCCGCGCTGCTGCTGGCCTATGGCGTGCTGCGCTTTTCCAGCTCGCTGTTCACCGAGCTGCGCGAATTCGTCTTCGTGCGCGTCACCCAGCAGGCGGTGCGCGCCATCTCGCTGCAGGTCTTCCGCCACCTGCACGCGCTCAGCCTGCGCTTCCACCTGGAGCGCCAGACCGGCGGCCTGACCCGCGACATCGAGCGCGGCACGCGCTCGATCAACTCGCTGATCAGCTACACCCTGTACTCCATCCTGCCGACCCTGGTGGAGATCGGCCTGGTCATCGGCATCCTCCTGGTGCAGTACGACAGCATCTTCGCGATAGTCACCACGGTGACGCTCGCCGCCTACATCACCTTCACCGTCAAGGTCACCAACTGGCGCAACGCCCTGCGCCGGCGCGCCAACGAGCTCGACTCCGCGGCCAACGCGCGCGCCATCGACAGCCTGCTCAACTTCGAGACGGTGAAGTACTTCAACAACGAGGGCTTCGAGGCCGCGCGCTACGACGAGCAGTTGCAGAAGTGGATCCACGCGCAGACCGTCAACCAGCAGTCGCTCTCGCTGCTCAACCTCGGCCAGGCGGTGATCATCGCCGTCGGCGTGACCGCCATGATGTGGCAGGCCGCCATCCGGGTGGCCGACGGCAGCATGACCATCGGCGACATCGTGCTGGTCAACGCCTTCATGCTGCAGCTCTCCATCCCGCTCAACTTCCTTGGCGTGATGTACCGCGAGCTGCGCCAGGCGCTCACCGACATCGAGCGCATGTTCGGCCTGCTGCATGTAAACCAGGAAGTGGCCGACGCCCCGGACGCGCGTGCGCTGCTGCCCGGGCCGGCCGCGGTGCGCTTCGAGGCGGTCCGTTTTGCCTACGACCCCAAGCGCGCCATCCTGCACGGGGTCGATTTCGACGTGCCGGCCGGCGCCACGGTCGCGGTGGTGGGCCATTCCGGCTCTGGGAAATCCACCCTGGCGCGCCTGCTCTACCGCTTCTACGACGTGCAGGACGGCGCGATCAAGGTGAACGGCCAGGACATCCGCGGACTCACCCAGTCCAGCCTGCGCGCGGCCATCGGCATCGTGCCGCAGGACACCGTGCTGTTCAACGACACCCTGTTCTACAACATCCAGTACGGTCGCCCCGACGCCCCGCGCGAGGAGGTCGAGGCCGCCGCGGACGCCGCCCAACTCACCGACTTCATCGCCCGCCTGCCGGACGGTTTCGACACCCGGGTGGGCGAGCGCGGGCTCAAGCTCTCCGGCGGCGAGAAGCAGCGCGTGGCCATCGCCCGCGCGCTGCTGAAGAACCCCTCCATCCTGATCTTCGACGAGGCCACCTCGGCGCTCGACTCCAAGACCGAGAAGGCCATCCAGGCCCAGCTCGAACGCGCCGCCGCGGGGCGTACCGCGCTGGTCATCGCCCACCGCCTGTCCACGGTGATGAACGCCGACGAGATCATCGTGCTCGACCAGGGCCAAATCGTCGAGCGCGGCACCCACGCCGCGCTGCTCGCCCGTGGCGAGCACTACGCGCGCATGTGGGCGCTGCAGCAGCAGGAGGCCGAACAAGGCGAAGGCTGA
- a CDS encoding sensor domain-containing diguanylate cyclase, translating into MRALSRQSAGLAVLLVLGLTASVLVIVAGALVGQSLQERWRAERLSELAGVRARLEGALNGAVNMTAGLIAEVAARGGISPEDFERHARELMNERTLLRNITLAPDNVVALIYPLSGNEAVRGLDLLNHPVQGAATRLMLESGRPVLAGPVELVQGGRALIHRVPIHLTPADGPPRSGPYWGLMSTPIDFDGLLREAGLDREKLPFRVALRGVDGLGERGEVFWGDPQLFEREEAFRLDVQVLDGSWQMAATANGMPPGQATLEWGARTVALLIAAMTITLVVQLHRLHRRLVESEQWHREMAEQLQDVLFRTDAEQRVTYLGPAWRRLSGLAVESCLRRPWSELLHPDDRARARTRLARLAEQPDEDCDEAFRIIDAGGRVRDVMVRAAVHRDAAGAPAGTVGVMMDVTERKQLVARLEVAARMFERSAEGIVVFDADGVVQSVNPAFASITGHTAEEVVGISRDPFGGGSTAEALAGAWAALRERDYWQGELEGVRKDGGSYPMTLSLTAVRDESGALAQSVAIFSDITERRAGEERVRHLALHDSLTGLPNRVLLASRFEQSMAMARRDGHAMALLYFDLDGFKPLNDRHGHEVGDRMLRHVAQQLLDEVRQSDTVARVGGDEFVILLGRMGTLEDAERVAAKVIEAVRTPFAHDGDALRINASIGISLYPQHGESLDELMRRADRAMYQVKARGAGGWWLASA; encoded by the coding sequence ATGCGTGCGCTTTCGCGCCAGTCCGCCGGACTCGCGGTGCTGCTGGTGCTCGGTCTGACCGCCTCGGTGCTGGTCATCGTGGCCGGTGCGCTGGTCGGCCAGAGCCTGCAGGAACGCTGGCGAGCCGAGCGGCTGAGCGAGCTCGCAGGGGTTCGTGCCCGGCTGGAAGGCGCGCTGAACGGGGCGGTCAACATGACGGCCGGTCTCATTGCCGAGGTGGCCGCGCGCGGCGGCATCTCCCCCGAGGACTTCGAGCGCCACGCACGCGAGCTGATGAACGAGCGCACCCTGTTGCGCAACATCACCCTGGCGCCGGACAACGTGGTCGCGTTGATCTATCCGCTCAGCGGCAACGAGGCGGTGCGCGGCCTCGATCTCCTCAATCACCCGGTACAGGGCGCCGCCACGCGGCTGATGCTCGAGTCCGGCCGGCCGGTCCTGGCCGGCCCGGTAGAGCTCGTGCAGGGCGGACGGGCGCTGATCCACCGTGTGCCCATTCATCTCACGCCTGCGGACGGACCGCCGCGCAGCGGCCCTTACTGGGGTCTGATGAGTACGCCGATCGATTTCGACGGACTGCTGCGCGAAGCCGGCCTGGACCGGGAAAAACTGCCTTTCCGGGTTGCCCTGCGCGGCGTCGATGGACTCGGCGAGCGGGGCGAGGTGTTCTGGGGAGACCCGCAGCTGTTCGAGCGCGAGGAAGCCTTCCGGCTGGACGTGCAGGTACTCGATGGCAGCTGGCAGATGGCCGCGACGGCCAACGGCATGCCGCCGGGGCAGGCAACGCTGGAGTGGGGCGCGCGAACCGTGGCGCTGCTGATTGCGGCGATGACCATTACCCTGGTCGTGCAGCTGCATCGGCTGCACCGCCGCCTGGTGGAGTCCGAGCAGTGGCACCGCGAGATGGCCGAGCAACTGCAGGACGTGCTCTTCCGCACCGATGCCGAGCAGCGGGTCACCTATCTTGGGCCGGCCTGGCGCCGGCTGTCGGGCCTGGCGGTGGAGAGCTGCCTGCGGCGGCCCTGGAGCGAGCTGCTCCACCCTGACGATCGCGCACGTGCCCGGACGCGTCTCGCCCGTCTGGCCGAGCAGCCCGACGAGGATTGCGACGAAGCCTTCCGCATCATCGACGCCGGTGGCCGGGTGCGCGACGTGATGGTGCGTGCGGCGGTGCATCGCGACGCCGCCGGCGCGCCGGCCGGCACGGTCGGGGTGATGATGGATGTCACCGAACGCAAGCAGCTGGTGGCCCGGCTGGAGGTGGCGGCGCGCATGTTCGAGCGCAGCGCGGAGGGCATCGTGGTGTTCGATGCCGACGGTGTGGTGCAGTCGGTCAATCCCGCGTTCGCCAGCATCACCGGCCACACGGCGGAAGAGGTGGTGGGCATCTCGCGCGACCCCTTCGGTGGTGGCTCGACTGCCGAGGCTTTGGCCGGGGCCTGGGCGGCGCTACGCGAGCGCGACTACTGGCAGGGCGAGTTGGAAGGCGTGCGCAAGGACGGCGGCAGCTATCCGATGACGCTGTCGCTGACCGCCGTGCGCGACGAGAGCGGAGCGCTGGCGCAGAGCGTGGCGATCTTCTCCGACATCACCGAGCGGCGCGCGGGCGAGGAGCGGGTGCGCCATCTGGCCCTGCACGACAGCCTGACCGGCCTGCCCAACCGCGTGCTGCTGGCCAGCCGCTTCGAGCAGTCGATGGCCATGGCGCGGCGTGACGGACATGCGATGGCGCTGCTGTACTTCGACCTGGACGGCTTCAAGCCGCTCAACGACCGCCACGGCCACGAGGTGGGCGACCGCATGTTGCGTCACGTGGCGCAACAACTGCTCGACGAGGTACGCCAGAGCGATACCGTGGCGCGGGTGGGGGGCGACGAGTTCGTCATCCTGCTCGGACGCATGGGCACACTGGAGGATGCCGAGCGGGTGGCGGCCAAGGTCATCGAGGCAGTCCGCACGCCGTTCGCGCACGACGGCGACGCGCTGCGCATCAACGCCAGCATCGGCATCAGCCTCTACCCCCAGCATGGCGAATCGCTCGACGAACTGATGCGCCGCGCCGACCGCGCGATGTATCAGGTCAAGGCGCGTGGCGCCGGCGGCTGGTGGCTGGCATCGGCCTGA
- the aspA gene encoding aspartate ammonia-lyase codes for MNRPTRTEHDLLGEREVPADAYWGIHTLRALENYPITGKSIGSYPELVRALALVKQAAARANNQLGQLDATRHQAIEEACREIADGRLHSQFVVDVIQGGAGTSTNMNANEVIANLALEKLGWPKGHYKELHPINHVNMSQSTNDVYPTALKLAVVFAIQGLLEAMETLRGAFADKATEFADVLKIGRTQLQDAVPMTLGQEFSTYAVMMSEDIARLREAIALIHEINLGATAIGTGINTDIRYAKMATEFLAELSGVRLVPAENLVEATQDTGSFVQLSGVLKRIACKLSKICNDLRLLSSGPQGGLNEINLPERAAGSSIMPGKVNPIIPEVVNQIAFEVIGNDVTITMASEGGQLQLNAFEPIIGHSLFKSIEHLEAGCRTLADNCVRGITANRELLAERVRTSAGLATALNPHIGYEHATWAAREALRSGRSVAELVLEKGLMDKEALERVLRPEVLTAPRHQ; via the coding sequence ATGAACCGACCCACCCGCACGGAACACGACCTGCTCGGCGAGCGCGAAGTACCGGCAGACGCCTACTGGGGCATCCACACCCTGCGCGCCCTGGAGAACTACCCGATCACCGGCAAGAGCATCGGCTCCTACCCCGAGCTGGTCCGCGCGCTGGCGCTGGTCAAGCAAGCCGCGGCGCGCGCCAACAACCAGCTCGGCCAACTCGACGCCACCCGTCACCAGGCCATCGAGGAAGCCTGCCGCGAGATCGCCGACGGCCGCCTGCACAGCCAGTTCGTGGTGGACGTGATCCAGGGCGGTGCCGGCACCTCGACCAACATGAACGCCAACGAGGTGATCGCCAACCTGGCGCTGGAGAAGCTGGGCTGGCCCAAGGGCCACTACAAGGAGCTGCACCCGATCAACCACGTCAACATGAGCCAGAGCACCAACGACGTGTACCCCACTGCGCTCAAGCTGGCGGTCGTCTTCGCCATCCAGGGCCTGCTCGAGGCCATGGAAACGCTGCGCGGCGCATTTGCCGACAAAGCCACGGAGTTCGCCGACGTGCTCAAGATCGGTCGCACCCAGCTGCAGGACGCGGTGCCAATGACGCTGGGCCAGGAGTTCTCCACCTACGCCGTGATGATGAGCGAGGACATCGCCCGACTGCGCGAGGCCATTGCGCTGATCCACGAGATCAACCTTGGCGCCACCGCAATCGGTACCGGCATCAACACCGACATCCGCTATGCGAAGATGGCCACCGAGTTCCTGGCCGAGCTTAGCGGCGTGCGCCTGGTGCCGGCGGAGAACCTTGTCGAGGCCACCCAGGACACCGGCTCCTTCGTGCAGCTCTCCGGCGTGCTCAAGCGCATCGCCTGCAAGCTGTCGAAGATCTGCAACGACCTGCGCCTGCTGTCCTCCGGACCGCAGGGCGGCTTGAACGAGATCAACCTGCCGGAGCGCGCCGCGGGCTCGTCCATCATGCCGGGCAAGGTCAATCCGATCATCCCCGAGGTGGTCAACCAGATCGCCTTCGAGGTGATCGGCAACGACGTCACCATCACCATGGCCTCGGAGGGCGGGCAGCTGCAGCTGAACGCCTTCGAGCCCATCATCGGCCATTCGCTGTTCAAGAGCATCGAACACCTGGAGGCCGGCTGCCGCACCCTCGCCGACAACTGCGTGCGCGGCATCACCGCCAACCGCGAACTGCTCGCCGAGCGGGTCCGCACCTCGGCGGGGCTGGCCACCGCGTTGAACCCGCACATCGGCTACGAGCACGCCACCTGGGCCGCGCGCGAGGCGCTGCGCAGCGGGCGCAGCGTGGCCGAACTGGTGCTGGAAAAGGGGCTGATGGACAAGGAAGCGCTGGAGCGCGTGCTGCGTCCGGAGGTGCTCACCGCGCCGCGCCACCAGTGA
- a CDS encoding asparaginase, translated as MPYRPAIALIATGGTIAGAAASATDTTGYAAGSLGAAELLAAVPQLGELAEIRAEQAFNLDSKDMGPGHWLQLARRAQALLDDPAIDGIVITHGTDTLEETAWFLHLVLQGDKPVVMTAAMRPATALSADGPMNLWEAVQVASSAAFRGPGVLVAVGGEVFGAADFAKCHTVRPAAFCAPQGGPMGLAAPPARLRGGHTAPAALLARGTLDTVRELPWVEVLHVSAGADPRLLDLLRDAGAAGVVLALPGNGSLPDAWLPAIARAAGAGLRLLRASRVAAGPVTERGRASPLPAAGFRTALQARILLMLALATGDDSLLARGVVAPG; from the coding sequence ATGCCGTACCGCCCAGCCATTGCCCTGATCGCCACCGGCGGCACCATCGCCGGGGCGGCCGCATCGGCCACCGACACCACCGGCTACGCGGCCGGCAGCCTGGGCGCAGCCGAGCTGCTCGCCGCGGTGCCGCAACTGGGCGAACTTGCCGAGATCCGCGCCGAACAGGCGTTCAATCTCGACAGCAAGGACATGGGCCCGGGGCACTGGCTGCAGCTCGCCCGCCGTGCCCAGGCCCTGCTCGACGATCCTGCGATCGACGGCATCGTCATCACGCACGGCACCGACACGCTGGAGGAAACCGCCTGGTTCCTGCACCTGGTGCTGCAGGGCGACAAGCCGGTGGTGATGACCGCGGCGATGCGCCCGGCCACCGCGCTGTCGGCCGACGGGCCGATGAACCTGTGGGAGGCCGTGCAGGTGGCAAGCAGCGCCGCCTTCCGCGGCCCCGGCGTGCTGGTGGCGGTGGGCGGGGAGGTGTTCGGCGCGGCCGACTTCGCCAAGTGCCATACCGTCCGCCCGGCGGCCTTCTGCGCCCCGCAGGGCGGTCCGATGGGACTCGCCGCACCGCCGGCCCGCCTGCGCGGCGGACACACGGCGCCGGCCGCATTGCTCGCGCGCGGCACCCTGGACACGGTGCGCGAGCTGCCCTGGGTGGAGGTGCTGCACGTCTCCGCAGGCGCCGACCCGCGCCTGCTCGACCTGCTGCGCGACGCCGGCGCAGCCGGCGTGGTGCTGGCGCTGCCGGGCAACGGCAGCCTGCCGGACGCCTGGTTGCCGGCCATCGCGCGCGCAGCAGGCGCCGGCCTGCGCCTGCTGCGCGCCAGCCGGGTCGCCGCCGGACCGGTCACCGAGCGCGGCCGCGCCAGCCCCCTGCCGGCGGCCGGTTTCCGCACGGCACTGCAGGCGCGCATCCTGCTGATGCTGGCGCTTGCCACCGGCGACGATAGCCTGCTCGCGCGCGGGGTCGTGGCGCCGGGCTGA